The Deinococcus malanensis sequence AGCCGCCAGATGCAGGTGGAGGACGCGCACTACACCCTGCTGATCCGCGATATGAGTGACCTGAACGAGAACATCGCGGCGCTCGCGCAGAGTCAGTTGCACGCTCAGGCGCTGCTTCAGGCCATTCCGGATTCACTGTTCGTCCTCTCCAAGGACGGTCTGGTACTGAGCTACAAGGCGGACTCCCTGCGGCTGGAGCGCAACCCGGTGGGCCGCAGCGTGTACCAGTTGTGGTCACACAATGCTGCGGCGCTGATCATGGTGTACCTGCGGCTGACCTTGCAGGGTGCTCAACGCTCACGGGCTTTTGTGCTTGAACCCCCCGTGGGAAGCGAAGGTGCGCAGGAACTGGAGGGACGCATCACACCGATCGGCGTCGAGCGCGCCTTGCTGGTCATCCGGAACGTGACGCTGGAGCGGAAAGCCCCAGTCGCTCCTGTAGGGCCGGACCCTGGGCCCGCCGGTGAGGAGCCAGTCACGCAGATGCATGATCAGGACGTCATGTCGTTGTTCGACCCAGACAGTCAGGAACCGAACAACTGACGCTGGGTACTACTCCTGCACGGCCTGCTGAAGACGCGAGCGGGTCGCAGGGTCGGTGGCTTCGCCTTGCAGGAGACGGCAGTCGCGCCCGAGGATCTCGCTGACCTGGTACCCCGTGAGCTGCTCGAACGCGGGATTGCAGTACACGATGGGGTGATCCTCCTCGCTACGAGTCACGATGATGCCGTTCGTCGCGGCGTTCATGGCCTGCACGAGCACGTCAGGGAACGCTTCCTGGTCGTCCAGGATGGTAGCCTCATTCTGATGGCCCGTCACTGCCGATGTCCTCTTCGGCGTGAAGCAGGGAGAGATGTCATTCCGCGACGTGAGTCGCCAGCCGGTCCGTTCCACCGCTCCTGGCACCTTTACCCAAGTGCATTCAGCCCGAACGGGGCGAAGGCATGGCGTCATCACCAGGGTTCAGAATGACAGCGATAAGGCCGTGTCACGGAACGTTGAACGTTTATTCAGACCCCTCTGCCCCAGAGCCGACAGGGGCGCTTAGAGGGTACTCTGGACCATCGTCCCAGGGCCGGAGCCTGACGTTCAGCACACCCGAACCGAGGTCCTGACTGCGGGGCGAGGCCCGCGCCACACACGAATCACCTTCCCCACGATTCCGACCTGAAGGAGATCCCCCCCATGGCGCCATCGGCACTTCCTTCGTCCCTCCTGACCGACGCACTGCACGCGTGCGTGGTCGGTGTCGTGATCACCGATGCGCTTCAGGAAGACCACCCGATCGTGTACGCCAACCCGGCGTTCGAGCGGCTGACCGGCTTCCGTCAGGCCGACATCCTGGGTCGGAACTGTCGCTTCCTGCAAGGCGATGAGCATGAGCAGCCCGGAGTCGCGGAGATTCGCGAGGCGATCAAGGAAGGACAGAGTGTCACCGTGGTTCTGCGCAACTACCGCCGGGATGGCACCCTCTTCCATAATGAGCTCACCTTGAGTCCCGTCAGGAATGCCGCAGGTCAGGTGACACACTACCTCGGGTTC is a genomic window containing:
- a CDS encoding PAS domain-containing protein codes for the protein MTGHQNEATILDDQEAFPDVLVQAMNAATNGIIVTRSEEDHPIVYCNPAFEQLTGYQVSEILGRDCRLLQGEATDPATRSRLQQAVQE